The Harpia harpyja isolate bHarHar1 chromosome 24, bHarHar1 primary haplotype, whole genome shotgun sequence genome includes the window AAGCAGGCTTTCCAATTAAGCCACTCCAATTTTTACTTTCCAGAATCAAAAAGCACAGGACCgtaacagtctttaaaaatgtgctcATCTAGCATTTCCTATGTGTGGTCCAGGGAACTGGTATCACCAAAGTAAACACCAGATGTATGGGAATTGAAGGCAGCCTCAGACTCTCCCTTTGCCTAGTCTGTGCTCGTGATGGTGAGGCCATTGaaaactgaagatttcttttggACCGTTCTCTGTGAACATGCTTTGGCctgatgaaacacagaaaatttaggactcgGCGAAGTGGGATTCTTACTTCAGTTGGAAGGTGTTAAGTATGCTTTATTATCAAGGTTCAGAATACTTAGTAAACTTGCATGGGAATAaaattttggactttttttctggAGTAGCTCCATCAAACCAGgcaaaattgtgtattttttacATAACCTTGTGCTGAAGAAGCCATAGTCGATGTCTGTCTTGTGCTCTGTTAAACTCCCCTCTGTTTTCAGAGCGCTATAGCAGCATTACTGATgatttttcagtctcctgtgaATTTAGTTTACTCTGCACGTGGAGTTTCTTAtgattaatttttccaagttttttgagCTGAAGACACCTGGAATGCAGTTACGCTCAGGCCCGAGTAGGTAGTTTTTACTACAGTCATGTTTAGAAGTCTTCTGGCGGGATTTCTGAAGTGTTGATGCAGTGCCTACAGTAGTGTGAAGGGATGTATCCGAACAGGGCTCTCTGCGTGAGGGTAGATACTGGAACGCATTTGACTTCAGGTGGTGAAGTACAGTTAAGATGGTTTTAACCACAGTGAAGGACAGCGTGCTTACAGAGCAAAGGAAGCTTTGACTGTTGTTCAGACATAAGAAACAGATGTTGACTCAGTGACTAAATTTTGTATGTTCCTTCTGGAACAATAGTGCTTGGCCATCATCTGCTAAAGGTAAGTGTGGCCTGTTCCACATGTGTGAAATGATCACAGATCCCTGTGTCTGTCTTCAGAGAACCCTTGGACCAACATCCCTCATCTCCCCTCTTCAGTTGAGGCTAAATGTGTCTGGTTTCAACATAGTGATAGGCAGCAACTCTTAAGCTGGAAAAGCTCAGGCATGACAAGAAGCCCACCCTGATCTGATTGATGTGgtagaaaagaagacagaaaaggagcacggcaaaggcagcCGTTAAAATAGCAGCCGAAAGCCGGTCACTCCTGCATCCAAGGTGAGcaagtgtgggctggagagcctGAGGGCTCTGCTGCTAAGGCTAGCCACAGGTAAGCAGCAGGTCCTCTTCAGAGCAGGTGACACgcaatgcagtctttcaaaaggGCCTTGGTAATTGCTGTCAACCggagtcctgtgacagggacagtggggccatcagcctgcagctcgACAGCGGTTACAAGTGCCACTGAAACACTGttgatggtggatgctgttctgtgggttgcgtttgggggtttttttaagcattttgttgagctacagttatttctttgtgatcaggtgaggGGATTGGCACCGatcttctctttctggagcacGTCCTGACCTCCTTTGTCATCCaaagctttcccctctgttcctgagaggagTGATGGCCgcaatggggaacgactcctgtaaGTAATGGCTTCACCAGCAGGCTTAGCgttgtgaatccccaaaggcaacagatgtggctggtgctccatccctgaatgtgCTGACAACCTAGAGTGAATTCTGGGGCATTTCCTGATAGCAGCCAGACTTAGCCAGGTGCTTCCAATTAGATGCAGGAAAGCGCTCCTCTGTCACTCCTCTGCCACTAGTACAAAACTTTGAAAGATGACCTcgctcgtagaaagatctgacatcgGTCGGGTTACCTTCTGCTAGATACTTGCTTGTTTTCATGAATTTACAATCAGGAACAGGGGAGACTTGACCTGCTAATCCAATTCAAGTCtcgagagggaaaggaaggtagccctGGGCACAGAAATCGGAGTGTGGGCTTGTTGGACTTTTGGCAAAATAAGCAGGGGAACAGCctattttccaaaactgtttcttgacCAGTAAATATGAACGGCAGCGTTAGGCTTCCCCCAGTGTTTCCGGGCTGGAGGTTAGAGTTGGTTGTCCTGGGTGCTCCTGTACAGAActcaacttttaaaaatgcttttgtgcaacAAAATCgtgtcatctcttttcaaatgtcatttccctgcagtcattgcCAAGGGAATGGCTCCAcaacaaaggatcctctttcccccggagaagatttgcatggattggcagcaaagacagagagctggagcgggactgcACAACCTGGGCAATACATGCTTCCTCagctccgtcctgcagtgcctgacgtacacagcccctctggccaactacctgctctctcgtgagcacagccagtcgtgtgagtacttttaggaacattTCCTGGTACATCTGTTGGGCACTTCCCCAGGATTCCCAGAATCTGGAATTTGATttaggagaaaagcagcccttctttgtcAACCCCACGAGGAGCTGTTCTTTGAACGCTCAGGCCTAGAAGCCGCTTGTCTTATCTAGGCGTGTTCATCTTCAGATAGGCACTTCTTTCTAGCCCCGGGTcttggtccctattcctgcaaGTCAAACTCTCTTTGCTTACTGCACAGAAAACTTCTGTCAGTTAAGCATCCCTCCGAAGAAAGTTTTCTACGCACTAAAATGTCCCGGGCTTGTTGGGACGTTGGcaccttgggaggagtggagactgtTCTTAAAACTTCAGGATCTCCATGAGGTTTCCCATCGCTATGGCTATTTTGCTAACCTGAGGagcttgcttccctccctccctcttcaggtCGTCAGCAAGACTTCTGCATGATGTGCGTAATGGAAGCGCATGTTAACAAGGTCCTGCATTCCTCAGTCAGTGCCATCCAGCCTAGCGCTGTCATCAACGTCCTCACACGTaagtcatttcaggtgcttttacAGGTTTTCTCCCCTTCTTGTAGGAGAGAATTACTAacttctttcttaggaataggagaagatttccagcttggcaggcaggaagatgcccacgAGTTCCTACGCTTTACtgtcgatgccatgcagagagcttgtctgagtgGAAGCAgcgagtaagcacaagcaaattaccttttcaatgttcccgagccctttggactccttggtgtacTCCCACCAAGGAAAACCTATGCCCAGGGCTTTCAGACAAAGCAAGACTCTTGGAGGAGAtcactctctgccttaccatttatttccagattgGACATGTCTTCTCAAGCAACTACCATCAtccatcaaatatttgggggctttctgagatccagaggtacttttccgcAACTATTGCTCAACTTGGAATTGTCTGTGCCCTTCTGTTGGCCTGTGATAAAGAGCCGAtcgtgtgactggcgtagtaggtatgaaggacggaAAGTGGCACAGCCAGTGACTTCCCctatcgctgagcattttgatttgccttccagtcacgtgcttgagctgcagagcagtttcCGATTCCTACGAGGCTTTCCTGGATGTCCCTTTGGATATAAAACTAAGAGGGTTTATAGCTGTGTTTCAGGACATcccaaggcccctgtagctttccggAATCCATGCGGTTGACTTAAAAACGTATACTGCGAACACAAGAGAGCTTGGTGGAGGAGGGTCGGAAGTGGAATGGGCTGTGTTCTTCTGGGGAGGCCATGGCAGTGGTCTCCTTGTAGGTGCTGGCTTTAAGCTGGACAAGTACGAAttatcctctctgcacccttgacgtactctcatccttcttccttttgccctccctcagCACCCCATCTGGCTCCCAGGCTGATGGGTTGTAtcgttttcattattgatgaccctgcGGTGCCACAGGGAAGTAGCTCCCGATAGCCCCGGGAATCCCTCAGGAATTCAATTCcctgagggaaatgttcagcatcataccctctttctgcctccttctggacactgcttgcgggttcacagtGCGTCTCCTCAGCGACAGCtgcctgggtcttcttgtcaactcctagtAAGTGTTTGGGCAAGGGCATTGCCCGCAGCtcactgctctcctttctcactcctccaggcagcctcttctgtcactgcagctctggaggacttTGTGAAACCAgagcagctggatggtgaaaactgctttaaatgtagCAAGTAAGATGATTACTAGCAACACAGTAGTACTAGATCCTGCGGGAAGGTGCTGCATGTCATTGAGCAGAAGTCATCATTTCACATAGGCTTAATGCACGATAATGAGacgcagcttttttttaatatgacctTATGGTACTGAATAGCCTTAAAATAGTGTAAGGATgtgtgagacatgaaagcttGTCTGGTCTTCTTGGGGGAAAATTgggtgcatttcagcacttggctctgtgcttgctttCAAGATGTGACAAGatggttgccgcctccaagaggtttacagtCTATTGCGCGCCCAAGGTTCTCACAGTGTGTCTGAAGAGGTTTGAAGGTTGCACCGGCAGGAAGATCAGCAAGGTGTGTATGCCACTGGAGGGCAACTTTCTCTTCCCGgagcaggagatttcccaaagcagtatgctctttcacaagctgttcatgttgGGTTTTTCGTGTTCCCTTCCGAGGAGAGGAGAGTTCTGGTGGGAAGACAAGCATGTACTCTGCTccgacagagctgctttggctgggAACAGTTTCCTGCCAGCCAAACCATGCCATGTTGAAGGCTATTTCATGTAGTACTTCAGGATCGTTTCTGAGCCCTCCTGGTCTCCCTGTAGGTTGTGGAGTATCCCGAGTACTTGGATCTTCGGCCATACATGTCCCAGACAGCCGGAGAACGGCTCCTCTACACCTTATATGCTGTCTTGGTGCATCGTGGTGACAGCTGTCATGCaggacactatttctgctacacaaaggtaaagagcaacttccttcttAGCAGGGAAACAATGTGTGCTGGGGAAGACAAACCTTCCAGGCAGTGTAACTGGTGGCCAACGTTTGgagggagaaggtctccttagggGCTGGATTGGATTTGCGTTGGTGTACTCTTGGTTCTCCGCCTGTGTTTTTGCGGAGAAACcatgcggttcatctccagagaCTGATGCCTTTCTTTGCAGGCCAGCAATGGACTGTGGTACAAGATGAACGATATGGCTGTGAATGGTTGTGGCATCGAGACAGTTCTCAGGCAGCAAGCCTATTTACTGGTTTATGTCAGGTGATGACAAGtattaaaatgtgttcagaatatgtttccttttcctggctttgctatttttcttctcctcctgcatgtttcttttcctgtcataGGAGACAATTATTACCTGCATCCTTCAGTGCTGTTGAATCTGAAATACCCCACGTCAGTCCTTATCTTCCCTTGCTGGGCTTCAGGCTGCTGCCCTGGTGTAAAGTGCTACTTGTCTGCTGTCTGAAGCTGGCTAATGTAGAGAAGAGTagttaaagggggcctacaggaaagatggggatggACTctctatcagggagtgtagtgatagaatgaggggtaacagttttaaagtgaaagatggaagatttagattagatgttgggaagaaattctttacggtgagggtggtgaaacactgggagagttttcccagaggggttgtggatgccccctccctggaggtgttcaaggccaggttggatggggctttgagcaacctggtctagtggaaggcgtccctgcccatggcaggggggttggaactagatgatctttaaggtcccttccaacccacaccattcgatgattctatgattctatgaaatggaggccatAGGGACAATAAAGATGAGGACTTGGTCTGACAGGGGCAGACCTGGTGGGTAGACCCCAATCAATTTTCCCATCTGTAGTCTTGGTTACGTCTTCTGTCAGTTGTCGAAACCActccaagaaaatgactgaaccccagagaaagctgcaagaacagccctaaatgcagatcactcttttttttctccaggcgcTCTGATTTGAAAACGGGAGAAAGGGTGCCTTCCTCACTGGCACCAGCATATGCCTGTTCCTCCCTCAGTCAATGGGGGGCTGACAGCAAGCAGGAGGATTCTGTGGGACCACAGGGTCTGcctcctaggactaaggtaacctggggaggtgggtcagggcaccagctggacagcagatttctttctgggatcttggcattgctctcttctcccacccatgctgcagctttcttcacagccgcaaggctgctccctctcaaagcgtcccacctcgatccaccccatttgtccgcctttggcccttctgcctttgcagccctccaggagagcctttgggaggcccttagctgtcccctcCCACAGCTTCTGGGGTTTCCCCACTGTTCAGGTCCTTtcaggaggaaagggcaggacctttgcacagctctctttgcaggacacggcggtgggcatggaggactctccagaggacagcagctcctctgcaccagccagcaccagccagctaACCCAGGCAGGTGcacgggaggcatctgcaggctggccaggcaggctcagcatcgCCTCCTACGTGGGCTCCTGCTTGCATCGCTTCTTCTGCGGCTGCCTAAGGCTGGTGTCCAGAAGGAAAGCTGCGTGCCCGGCCCACTCTCCACCATTTGCCCCTCTGCATGCTGTGCAAGAAGACAGCAACAAAGAGGAGCAGGGATTCAGCCCTTCTTCCCGCTGCCAGAGGAACAGTGCCAGGGAGAGGGCCCAGAGCAGATCCCCGCAGTGGGGAAGAGATGTCCGCAGCTGGTTGGTGGACACCACAGACTACGACCACtcaacagggaggaggaggagaactagtcctccagGTCGTGATCACACTCCCAGGGATGATGCTGCTCCAGGGCCCTCCAACGGCACCTCCCAGTCAGGTCCTGCACCCAGCgctgctcgggagcaaaccctgccaatgcagaagcagagcagatccctgcggcagggctACATTCTCCGCAGCCGGGTTTTGGAGACCACAGACTACCACCGCTCagcgaggaggaaggggaggtggagagcaAGTCCTCCACGTCATGACAGAGccccaagggatgatgcagctgcagggccctccaaTGCCAGCTGCAAGCGGGCTCCCACACCCAGGGCTGCTCGGGAGCACGCTCAGCTGTttcagagagagcggagcagatccccacaTCGGGGCTATGACCTCTGCGGCCGGTTTGTGGACACCACCGAGtgtgacccctcagcagggaggaggagggtttcagcACCCCAGAGATGCACATTAGGCTTGcttgcttccctcctcccttccgtccttctttccctccctcttcaggtGCAGAGgaaggcttctgcatgatgtgcatgACAGTAGCGCACATTGAGGAGGTCCTGTCTTGCTCGGGTAGTGCCATCGAACCTACGTCTCTCGTCAATGAGCTTCCACGTAAGTCATTTCAGAGGGTTTCATTTGGAGGTATTTTTGATTTCTGAAGCACCCAGTGTGTCActctttttgctgtgtttgtgttAAGGAGGAGAGCTTTTTTAGAAAGGtgagttttcttccctttttctctgagATCACTGTAAAatccttcttctttcttaggaataggagaaGATTTCCAGCCTGGCACCCAGGAAGACGCACATGAATTCTTCTGCTATGCTGTgggtgccatgcagagagcttgtttGAGCAGAAACAGCAAGTAAGCATAAGCACGTGACTGTTGAAATACTCCCTAGCCCTTTTAACGACTGTCAGTGAAAACCTCTGTCCGGGGCTTTCCTAACAAGGAGAATTCTTGCAAGAGCTAACTCTGCCTTCCACCTTGTGAGCTCCAATTACCATTTCTTTCCAGCTAGGACACATCTTCTCAGGCTAGCACGCTCATTCATCAGGTCTTTGGAGGAtctctgagatccagaggtactttttaAAACTATTCCTGTCCTTAGAATGATCTGTGGCTCTTTCTCTGTTTGTGGTAAACAGCTTCTGGGATGCGGCAGTATGTCCAGTGTGTTGAAAGCAGTATGTCTTGGTCACTGAAATGGACAGAGTTAGTCTCCTTCCCAACCTGAGaagcatttctctttcccttccagtAACGTGCTTCAGCTGCAAAGCCATTTCAGACACCTACGAGGCATTCCTTGATATTCCCTTGGATATCAAGGTAAGATGTTTTGAAATTGTGGTGCAAAATGTTTCCAGGCCCCTGCAGGGCACCTAGTTTATCTCCAGGAAGCTCCGTGGAATTCAACCTGTGGCTGTTACCACACAAGAGCTTGGTGCTGGATGGGAAGGGAACTGTGCTTGTGTGCTTCTGCTGTGGAAGCTCTGTAAACGGTCTCCCTGTGCTGGGTGTCAGCTGGGCACAGTAAGGATGGTATCTACAGCCGTGATGACACTGTCATACCACCCTGCTTTGGACTCCCTCAGTGCGCCTCTGGTTGCTGTGCGGACAGCTtggattgcttttgctctttttggACCATGCGTCCCACAGGCAAATCTGGTACCCGCCCAGGGGTAGCTGTTTATTGGGACAAGGCTGGTACCACACAGGTAGCTCGCTCTTGAGATTTTGAGTTTCCAGGAGCTTAgtgctctcctttctctctcatcCAGGCAGCCTCATCTGTCACTGCAGCTCTGGAAAACTTTGTCAAACCTGAGCAGCTGGATGGCAAAAACAGCTATAAATGTAGCAAGTAAGGTTATTGCTAAGGACATCTTCCTAGTAGATACTGGGTTATGGTATTGCATGCCTGGGAGCACTAGTTAGGTGTGGACTTAATTGAGAAAGCCAGTCATGAGgcagattggggtttttttcttttttttttttttcttccccgtACAACTAACCCGCAGGAACCATCCGGAACTTGGAAAAGAATGCATTTGTTTCTaaagcaggtaattttttttcccttctgcctgaATATTTGCAAAGCTGATGAGAATTTTATTCCTGGCCTTGTCTGCCCTGGAGGTGGTCAACCTTCCCAGCTATGAAGCTGCCCACTGAACTACCCTTATGGCCAGAAGGGAAAAAGACATGTCCCATCTGCAGTGGTGAGCCAAAGCAAGGATGAGCTCTGGACAGTGATTTGGCAACAATCCACAGTTTCATCTCCAAGACTTTTTTGGATACTTGAGTCTCTGTCCAGGAGACCTCAGTCCTCAGACCAGTAGGGGCTCCTGCTGGCTCTCTGAGCAGTGTCATGCCTCGCTCTTGTATTGCAAAGGCTGCAGACTGCTGCTCTCCAAAGGGAGCCACCCGAGACCAAAGCTACCTTCAGGGAGAGCTTATGGACTTAAGGCATCTGAAATGCAAACACGTGCACACGGTAGTTGGGCAAAACAAGCCTTAACTCAACCCTACATGGATGGGGGTGGAGTGGAGAGAAGATAGGTGCAACAGTTGGGTCTGTGCTTGTTTTCAAAGTGTGAACAGCTGGCCACTGCGTCCAAGAGGCTCACGATACATTTTTCCTCCAATGTCCTGACACTGTGCTTGAAGAGATTCGATGCTTTCTCTGGCAGATTAGCCAGGTATGTATACAAGTGCACGGCAACTTTGTCTGCTTGGAAGGAGATCGTTCCCAAAGGAGAATCCTATTTTGGAAGTCCTTAATGTCTGCCCGCGATGGCTATCGGGTGAAGCTGTCTACGAAAAATGAATGCAATAGCTCTGCCTTGCTCTTTGCCTTACGGTAAGAGGAAAGTTCCAATGTGAAGGTAAGCACTTACTGTGGGCGTAAAGAGCTGGCTTGGCTGAGAACAGTTTTCTGCCACTTCAGGGATGAAATGGCAACAGCTGTTTTTGATGAAGCCAGAAGATCTATTTCTATACCTCTAGCCTGTGTTTGGTGACAAGGTCTTCTCAGGCTGCTTCCTAATGACTCTCAGGATAACTTCGGAGTCTTCTTGGTCTCTCTTTAGCTTGTGCCATATCCAGAACATTTGGACCTTGGCGCACATGTGTCTCAAGCGGCCGGAGAACCTCTCTCTATTCCTTGCATGCCATCCTGGTACATGTAGGTCCCAGCTGTCAGACAGGATGCTACTACTGCTCCGTAAAGGTAAAAGTCAACTTTGTGATTTCCGTTGGTGGATTGtgtcctgtgtttttcttttaaaccccCTGCAGTTCATCTGAAGATAGCGTTGCCTTTCTTTGCAGGCCAGCGATGGACGTTGGTACAAGATGAACGATGCCTCTGTGGTTCTCTGTGACATCAAGACGGCCCTCTGCCAGCGTGCATATTTACTCTTCTATACCAGGTAGGAACAAGTGTGAAAGGGTGTTCAAGCATGCACTCCCTCTCCTGTTACTGATCTTGGGGTTACTGTTCTCCTCCGGTaggttttgctttctgtcctAGGAGAGAATGACTCTGTCCAGTTGAGTTCTGTCTGTTCTGCGCTTCGCCAggtcctttcctctccctccttgtCTGGCACTAAACTGTGGTGCTTGTGTAAACTGCTGTCTGCTCTCTGAGACTGGCTAGCTGCGAGAAGAGGCAAAATGTTGCTCCGGGAGGATCTAAAGATGAGTTACTGCTCTGAAAGGAACAGACGTGGCTGGAAGACCATGATCTTGTTCCCACCttcacttgggggggggggggggaaacgacaacccagggagcccccagcacccatggcccCAACCCCATAgattccccaccccccaacccataGGGACCTCCCCCACCCCATAACCCCCCACAGCCCCAtagccaccaccccccccaaggTAACTTGGGGGGGCCCTTCAGCCAGTCCCCCCAGTGCCAGGCCAGCACCTCCTGGATGGTGCCCACTGAGCTCAGCACCAGCAGGTCTGGCGTgggggggcagggctgggggggacacacaaatGGAGAGGGGGAGAAGGTTGGGGAGTCCTGTGGGGTTTTGGAGTCCCCAAGTGGTATtcctggggggtttggggggagtCAAGGTGAGGGGGAGTTTTGGGGTTTATGGTCCAGGcttggggggaggcagggatcCATAGGGTCctgggggagtgtgtgtgtgtatatagctTCCAGGAGAGATCTTTAGGGCCtggagggggaggggggtggtgggatCCATGGGGTCTGGGGGAATCTATAGGGGCTGGGTTTGGTGAAAGGAGGGAACTataaggttgggggggggggtaggaatCTACAGGGTCCAGGGGGAAAGAGAGTGATCTGCAGGGTCTGGGGGAATCAGTACAGACACGGGGAGGGAGAAATCTATTGGGTCAGGCTCTATAGGGTgcaggggggaaagggagggaccCAGAGGGTCTGGGAGGGACCTTTAGGGTTTGAGGGTGTCTATAGGATACAGGAGGGTAAGGATGGATCCATAGGGTCCAGTGGGATCTACAGGACTGGGAGGGAATGGGGAATTTATAGGGTTCAGGGGGATCTATAGGGCTAGAGGGAACAGAGGGATCTGTAGGATCCAGAGGGGGTCTCTAgggtctgggggggggtgtcagggaaGGGTATACAGGGGCTGAGGGCGGTCTGTAGGGCCGAGGGTCAGGGAAGGGTACATAGGGTCTGGGGGGTCTATAGGGTCTGGCTgcagcaccgggg containing:
- the LOC128135757 gene encoding ubiquitin carboxyl-terminal hydrolase 42-like, producing MGNDSFIAKGMAPQQRILFPPEKICMDWQQRQRAGAGLHNLGNTCFLSSVLQCLTYTAPLANYLLSREHSQSCRQQDFCMMCVMEAHVNKVLHSSVSAIQPSAVINVLTRIGEDFQLGRQEDAHEFLRFTVDAMQRACLSGSSELDMSSQATTIIHQIFGGFLRSRVTCLSCRAVSDSYEAFLDVPLDIKLRGFIAVFQDIPRPLCDKMVAASKRFTVYCAPKVLTVCLKRFEGCTGRKISKVVEYPEYLDLRPYMSQTAGERLLYTLYAVLVHRGDSCHAGHYFCYTKASNGLWYKMNDMAVNGCGIETVLRQQAYLLVYVRRQLLPASFSAVESEIPHVSPYLPLLGFRLLPWCKVLLVCCLKLANVEKSAEEGFCMMCMTVAHIEEVLSCSGSAIEPTSLVNELPRIGEDFQPGTQEDAHEFFCYAVVTCFSCKAISDTYEAFLDIPLDIKASDGRWYKMNDASVVLCDIKTALCQRAYLLFYTRDLPHPITPHSPIATTPPKPPQRDVTPQTPPNLARIDASHRTALLLTVQPTTRPPSAQ